A window from Drosophila kikkawai strain 14028-0561.14 chromosome 2L, DkikHiC1v2, whole genome shotgun sequence encodes these proteins:
- the LOC108078551 gene encoding uncharacterized protein, with protein MPQIPVSFCKEERIWSGPTENSIFKEDASLGAIIFNNMKNWPNNVCQIWDSTGEEITFGQVLTWAIRIAQFFKKRGLNHKDIIGIAAENSKYLMSLGVACTMNGTPFHSPHQMLSEDTVRHELSITKPALIFCDGNVYEKVRSATSGWQPEFFTLTDHREGVPSIESLLEPTSTEDSYRPEQLKEGGGQTVAILCSSGTTGLPKAVCIANCRLIPTATRTVNGNSTYFAFTALHWISGLLSFAHNAVLGLTRIMSPEPFNPENLLRLLKKYKIDVLSLMPRHINVLITHPNATLEAFSSLRVVIFGGGFTATSTLERFQKLCPNAELVHSFAMTEAGQVALGFGIESGNSVGRPYPGVKVRIVGDNGENLGHNELGEIYALTGRVWNGYYGNPEATESLQDAEGWFHTGDLGYFDEQNLLYVVDRCKDNLKYQSIHYWPSEIESVISELDEVQEVCVVGVPNKLTDDDAGALVVRCKGSTISSQDIVDHVARRLTAVHHQLHAGVQFTDSIPVNSNGKMVRRAARDLFMAKKAVSQ; from the exons ATGCCGCAAATACCTGTATCCTTCTGCAAGGAGGAAAGGATCTGGAGTGGGCCGACGGAGAATTCAATATTCAAGGAAGATGCTTCATTGGGCGCAATCATATTCAACAATATGAAAAACTGGCCCAATAACGTCTGCCAA ATATGGGATAGCACCGGAGAGGAAATAACCTTCGGCCAAGTGCTCACCTGGGCCATTCGTATTGCCCAGTTCTTCAAGAAACGCGGTCTTAACCACAAGGACATCATTGGAATAGCCGCCGAGAATTCCAAGTACTTGATGTCCTTGGGAGTGGCCTGCACGATGAACGGAACCCCGTTCCATTCACCCCATCAAATGCTGAGCGAGG ACACAGTAAGACACGAGTTATCCATTACCAAACCAGCTCTGATATTCTGCGATGGAAATGTCTATGAGAAAGTCCGTTCAGCAACCTCTGGGTGGCAGCCAGAGTTCTTCACACTGACCGATCACCGCGAAGGAGTGCCGAGCATCGAGTCACTCTTGGAACCCACTTCAACCGAAGATTCTTACAG GCCCGAACAGCTGAAGGAAGGCGGTGGTCAGACGGTGGCCATCCTGTGCTCCTCGGGAACGACTGGTCTGCCCAAGGCGGTCTGTATAGCCAACTGCAGGCTGATTCCAACAGCAACTAGAACCGTGAATGGCAACTCCACATATTTCGCCTTCACCGCTCTGCACTGGATCTCAGGACTGTTGTCCTTCGCCCACAACGCAGTACTGGGGCTAACCCGCATTATGAGTCCGGAGCCATTTAATCCTGAGAACCTCTTGCGGCTTCTGAAGAAATACAAGATCGACGTATTATCCTTAATGCCTCGGCATATCAATGTGCTGATTACACATCCGAATGCCACCTTAGAAGCCTTTTCCTCGCTACGCGTCGTGATCTTCGGTGGCGGATTCACTGCCACCTCCACTCTGGAGCGATTTCAGAAACTCTGTCCCAACGCCGAGCTTGTGCACTCCTTTGCAATGACAGAGGCGGGTCAAGTAGCACTAGGGTTCGGTATCGAGAGTGGCAACAGTGTGGGCAGGCCTTATCCAGGTGTAAAAGTTCGCATCGTGGGCGACAACGGAGAGAACCTGGGACACAACGAGCTGGGAGAGATCTATGCGCTTACGGGTCGAGTGTGGAATGGATACTACGGGAATCCCGAGGCGACGGAGAGCCTACAGGACGCGGAGGGCTGGTTCCACACCGGCGACCTGGGATACTTCGACGAGCAGAACCTGCTCTATGTAGTGGACCGCTGCAAGGACAATCTCAAATACCAGAGCATTCACTACTGGCCGAGCGAAATCGAAAGCGTAATATCAGAGCTCGACGAGGTGCAGGAGGTTTGCGTGGTTGGCGTTCCCAATAAACTCACCGACGACGATGCTGGTGCCCTGGTTGTCAGGTGCAAGGGATCGACCATTAGTTCTCAGGATATCGTGGATCACGTGGCTAGGCGGCTGACTGCGGTGCACCATCAGCTTCACGCTGGGGTCCAATTCACGGACTCCATCCCTGTAAACTCCAATGGGAAAATGGTTCGCAGAGCCGCACGCGACCTGTTTATGGCCAAAAAAGCTGTTAGCCAATAG
- the LOC108078552 gene encoding uncharacterized protein gives MSYNEQKRVWSGPPQSQVSVYKDDTSLGALIFSTMRNWPKKVCQISDSDGVRVTAEQALTWAIRMAQFLRTRGLTHKDVIGIVGENTTYLMPLAVACLMNGTPFHTPHPMLDEDTLRHVLSITKPGLIFCDGNVYQKVYSATSGWQPDFFILTDHLEGVPSIKTLLEPTSTEDSYQPEPLREGGGQTVAILCSSGTTGLPKAVCISNNSLLPMSLFTSDTILFTLTALDWQSGLVAFIVSTVVGGTRIITNKPFTPEYVAQLVDKHGVNFIYLAPRHMSAVFNSPDVTPEAFASLRKVSYGGGQLSGSTVQRCQDICHNAILLSMYGLTETGTVATCVGLQPGNPGGRLLPGVAVRIVNKEGRNLKQNQVGEIQVHTGRVWKGYFGNHEATESMQDTEGWFHTGDLGYVDEQNLLYIVDRCKEILKYQAVHFWPSEIENVILELNEVQEVCVIGIPNELTDDDAGALVVRRKGAIISAQEIVDHVAQRLPGVHKQLHAGVQFTNELPSNLNGKTVRRASRDQFIAKKYSNTSIRTR, from the exons ATGAGCTACAACGAGCAGAAGAGGGTCTGGAGTGGTCCTCCACAGAGTCAGGTGTCCGTTTACAAGGACGACACCTCCTTGGGGGCATTGATATTCAGCACCATGCGTAATTGGCCCAAGAAAGTCTGCCAA ATATCTGATAGCGACGGCGTCAGAGTCACAGCTGAACAGGCGCTCACCTGGGCAATCCGGATGGCACAGTTCCTCCGGACTCGGGGCCTTACTCATAAAGATGTTATTGGCATAGTCGGCGAAAACACCACCTACTTGATGCCCCTGGCCGTGGCCTGCCTTATGAATGGAACACCGTTTCACACCCCACATCCCATGCTGGATGAAG ACACCCTTAGGCATGTGTTATCGATAACCAAGCCTGGCCTCATATTTTGCGATGGAAATGTATACCAGAAGGTCTATTCAGCCACCTCTGGGTGGCAGCCAGACTTCTTTATCCTGACAGATCACCTCGAAGGAGTGCCGAGCATCAAGACGCTCTTGGAACCTACTTCCACCGAGGACTCATACCA GCCGGAACCGCTAAGGGAGGGAGGAGGTCAGACGGTGGCCATATTGTGCTCCTCGGGAACCACTGGCCTGCCCAAGGCGGTCTGTATTTCGAACAACAGCCTGTTGCCGATGTCCTTGTTCACCAGCGACACGATCTTGTTCACTCTGACCGCTCTGGACTGGCAATCTGGACTAGTGGCCTTCATCGTAAGCACTGTGGTGGGCGGCACGCGTATCATCACAAACAAACCCTTCACCCCGGAGTACGTTGCGCAGCTTGTGGATAAACACGGGGTGAACTTCATCTACCTAGCGCCTCGTCACATGTCGGCGGTGTTCAATTCCCCCGATGTCACTCCAGAAGCCTTCGCCTCCCTGAGAAAGGTTAGCTATGGCGGCGGTCAGCTCTCCGGGAGCACGGTGCAAAGGTGCCAAGATATCTGCCATAATGCGATCCTGCTCTCAATGTATGGGCTTACTGAGACGGGCACCGTGGCGACTTGCGTGGGTCTGCAACCAGGTAATCCCGGGGGAAGGCTACTTCCGGGAGTGGCGGTGCGCATCGTGAACAAAGAAGGCAGAAATCTGAAGCAGAACCAGGTGGGTGAGATACAGGTGCACACAGGACGAGTGTGGAAAGGGTACTTTGGGAATCACGAGGCGACTGAGAGCATGCAGGACACAGAGGGCTGGTTCCACACCGGCGACCTGGGATACGTCGACGAGCAGAACCTGCTCTACATTGTCGACCGCTGCAAGGAAATACTCAAGTATCAAGCCGTCCACTTCTGGCCTAGTGAGATCGAGAACGTAATCCTGGAGCTTAACGAGGTGCAGGAGGTGTGTGTGATCGGCATTCCCAATGAACTGACGGACGACGATGCTGGTGCCCTGGTGGTCAGAAGAAAGGGTGCAATTATAAGTGCCCAAGAGATCGTGGACCATGTGGCCCAGCGGTTGCCTGGAGTGCACAAGCAGCTCCATGCCGGAGTCCAGTTCACCAATGAACTGCCATCGAATCTGAATGGAAAGACTGTGCGCAGAGCGTCGCGCGACCAGTTTATTGCCAAGAAATACTCTAATACTTCGATAAGAACACGTTAA
- the LOC138929073 gene encoding uncharacterized protein yields the protein MNNYTFNFGVGGGIGGGDRGGRGGGGGWRGSRGGGGGWRGSRGGGGGWRGSRGGGGGWRGSRGGGGGWRGARGAARGARGGTGGARGPRGGTAPDPQGLDRKERWALAQLAVQMGHPEFRDTILALPNRAPAAAPAPAGPVGAAGLAVTSGPAGEAVAAVPAGPAGTENQDIKM from the coding sequence ATGAACAATTATACGTTTAATTTCGGCGTCGGCGGCGGAATAGGCGGCGGCGACAGAGGAGGCCGCGGTGGTGGAGGCGGCTGGCGAGGATCACGCGGTGGTGGAGGCGGCTGGCGAGGATCACGCGGTGGTGGAGGCGGCTGGCGAGGATCACGCGGTGGTGGAGGCGGCTGGCGAGGATCACGCGGTGGTGGAGGCGGCTGGAGAGGAGCACGCGGCGCCGCCAGAGGAGCACGTGGCGGCACAGGCGGCGCCAGAGGACCACGCGGCGGGACTGCTCCCGACCCCCAAGGGCTGGATAGGAAGGAACGCTGGGCCTTGGCCCAGCTAGCAGTCCAAATGGGTCATCCCGAGTTCCGGGATACAATTTTGGCGTTGCCGAATAGGGCGCCAGCTGCCGCTCCCGCGCCTGCCGGGCCGGTAGGCGCGGCAGGCCTCGCCGTAACTTCCGGGCCGGCAGGCGAGGCAGTCGCCGCCGTTCCTGCCGGTCCAGCAGGAACAGAAAACCAAGACATTAAAATGTGA